The proteins below are encoded in one region of Halalkalicoccus jeotgali B3:
- a CDS encoding GNAT family N-acetyltransferase — protein MAEYDYPEEAAGPFEAPPIEFEDREGRSIEIRVYDEGRDFDALCEMYDTFDPADRAQGIPPAREERVRSWLDVILGEGQDVVAAHGERVVGHATLVPDGDVATELAIFVHQDYQGAGIGSRLIRALLGYGARTGIEKVWLTVERWNHPAVTLYESVGFESSSVESFELEMTLRLD, from the coding sequence ATGGCCGAGTACGACTACCCCGAGGAGGCCGCCGGCCCGTTCGAGGCACCCCCAATCGAGTTCGAGGACCGGGAGGGGCGCTCGATAGAGATCCGCGTCTACGACGAGGGGCGGGACTTCGATGCGCTGTGTGAGATGTACGATACCTTCGACCCCGCCGACCGGGCACAGGGGATCCCGCCGGCCCGCGAGGAGCGGGTCCGAAGCTGGCTCGACGTGATCCTCGGGGAAGGACAGGACGTCGTCGCGGCCCACGGAGAGCGGGTCGTCGGCCACGCCACCCTCGTCCCCGACGGCGACGTGGCGACCGAACTCGCGATCTTCGTCCACCAGGACTACCAGGGCGCGGGCATCGGTTCGCGGCTCATCCGCGCGCTGCTTGGCTACGGCGCTCGGACAGGCATCGAGAAGGTCTGGCTGACCGTCGAGCGCTGGAACCACCCCGCGGTCACCCTCTACGAGTCGGTGGGCTTCGAGTCCAGTAGCGTCGAGAGCTTCGAACTGGAGATGACGCTCCGTCTCGACTAG
- a CDS encoding universal stress protein, translating to MSEPLFVETVLVPVDGSDESVTAIEYAVEIAEKYDAAVHVVYVLGEELVRGIETDTVDREAVASEAEAFAEAASETAAGTGVEVTSSSAYGFSRTQKTRHPGSAVLDCAEEVDADFLVIPREPSTDGPGDVLERAAEYVLLYASQPVLST from the coding sequence ATGAGCGAGCCACTGTTCGTCGAGACCGTCCTCGTCCCGGTCGATGGTAGCGACGAGTCCGTCACCGCGATCGAGTATGCCGTCGAAATCGCCGAGAAGTACGACGCCGCCGTCCACGTCGTCTACGTGCTCGGGGAGGAACTCGTCAGGGGGATCGAGACCGACACCGTCGACCGCGAGGCCGTCGCGAGCGAGGCCGAGGCCTTCGCCGAGGCCGCAAGCGAGACCGCGGCGGGAACCGGCGTCGAGGTGACCTCCTCGTCGGCCTATGGCTTTTCGAGGACCCAGAAAACCCGCCACCCCGGCAGCGCCGTCCTCGACTGCGCCGAAGAGGTCGATGCGGACTTCCTCGTCATTCCACGCGAGCCCTCGACCGACGGGCCCGGCGACGTCTTAGAGCGCGCCGCCGAGTACGTCCTGCTGTATGCGAGCCAGCCGGTCCTCTCGACCTAG
- a CDS encoding universal stress protein: MFDSVVIATDGSESGKRAVSVALDFAARFGATVHALYVVDATEVEASPDGLREDLRVALERDGESALESISEAGGDVITSVREGRPVVEICAYAREHDVDVVATGTRGRHGENRLLLGSVAEGVVRTCPVPVLTVRQLETAGDGATNGANAV, translated from the coding sequence ATGTTCGATAGCGTCGTCATCGCCACTGACGGCTCCGAGAGCGGCAAGCGGGCGGTCAGCGTGGCGCTGGATTTCGCCGCGCGCTTCGGGGCGACCGTCCACGCGCTGTACGTCGTCGACGCCACGGAGGTCGAGGCCTCCCCCGACGGCCTCCGCGAGGACCTCCGGGTGGCCCTCGAACGCGACGGCGAGAGCGCGCTCGAATCCATCAGCGAAGCGGGCGGCGACGTGATCACGAGCGTCCGCGAGGGCCGCCCCGTCGTGGAGATCTGCGCGTACGCCCGCGAGCACGACGTCGACGTCGTCGCCACCGGTACGCGCGGTCGCCACGGCGAGAACCGCCTCCTGCTCGGCAGCGTCGCCGAGGGTGTCGTCCGGACCTGCCCGGTGCCCGTCCTGACGGTCCGCCAGCTCGAAACCGCGGGCGACGGGGCCACGAACGGAGCGAACGCGGTCTGA
- a CDS encoding DHH family phosphoesterase, protein MDDALIDELPLARKSVLPGAGFFYPDEFEEAAEDAAAEEALAGVETVVIADPDADGLACVAILRAVYGEAALLPTGPHEIEDSLQRVAEYGEDGLRLFVCDLCPDKYEYVGTELAAALETAGETRWFDHHQWDAEVAKRVREAGTELVVGDSDEECTADVAVRALEAEVPRHLVELAAVTRDHDLWLREDPRSDDLADFSYWSEPEDYVEIVAEHGPDLPEEVLEFLAEKRVEKEALIDLAVKRSETKEIGPWTVGVTYGRCSQNEVAEAMREAGADASVIVKPAGSASIRGTEGFERCHEVAGQVNGGGHPKAAGCKPDIYEDMLDYAHHWTTRGAVTKRVILDAFGALAEEEERAGVEEGPEVGTDETGSALEE, encoded by the coding sequence ATGGACGACGCTCTCATCGACGAGTTGCCCCTCGCACGGAAGTCGGTTCTTCCGGGCGCGGGATTCTTCTACCCCGACGAGTTCGAGGAGGCCGCCGAGGACGCCGCCGCCGAGGAGGCTCTCGCCGGCGTCGAAACCGTCGTGATCGCGGATCCCGACGCCGACGGGCTGGCCTGCGTGGCGATCCTCCGTGCGGTCTACGGCGAGGCCGCGTTACTCCCGACCGGTCCCCACGAGATCGAAGACTCCCTACAGCGGGTCGCCGAGTACGGCGAGGACGGACTCCGATTGTTCGTCTGTGATCTGTGTCCCGATAAGTACGAGTACGTCGGGACGGAGCTCGCGGCCGCACTCGAGACCGCAGGCGAGACCCGCTGGTTCGACCACCACCAGTGGGACGCCGAGGTAGCGAAACGCGTCCGGGAGGCCGGTACGGAGCTCGTCGTCGGCGACTCCGACGAGGAGTGTACCGCCGACGTGGCCGTGCGCGCGCTCGAGGCCGAGGTGCCCCGCCATCTGGTCGAACTGGCCGCCGTGACCCGCGATCACGACCTCTGGCTCCGCGAGGACCCACGAAGCGACGATCTGGCGGACTTCTCGTACTGGAGCGAGCCCGAGGACTACGTGGAGATCGTCGCCGAACACGGTCCGGATCTGCCCGAGGAGGTACTGGAGTTCCTCGCCGAGAAGCGCGTCGAAAAGGAGGCCCTGATCGATCTGGCGGTCAAGCGAAGCGAGACCAAGGAGATCGGTCCGTGGACGGTGGGTGTCACCTACGGGCGCTGTTCGCAAAACGAGGTCGCAGAAGCCATGCGCGAGGCGGGCGCGGACGCCTCGGTGATCGTCAAGCCCGCTGGAAGCGCCTCCATCCGGGGTACAGAAGGGTTTGAGCGGTGTCACGAGGTCGCCGGACAGGTCAACGGCGGCGGGCATCCGAAGGCCGCGGGCTGCAAACCCGACATCTACGAGGACATGCTCGATTACGCCCACCACTGGACGACCCGCGGGGCGGTAACCAAACGAGTGATCCTCGATGCCTTCGGGGCGCTCGCCGAGGAAGAAGAACGGGCGGGAGTCGAGGAGGGCCCCGAAGTGGGGACCGACGAAACCGGATCAGCCCTCGAGGAGTGA
- a CDS encoding arsinothricin resistance N-acetyltransferase ArsN1 family B, whose amino-acid sequence MTPTLRPATADDAPAIRRIYAPFVEESAVSFETRPPTATEVGTRIATTTERHPWLVCTDGDVIGYAYATSHREREAYRWSIDVSVYVDPAYHRRGIARALYGALFALAGEQGFLNAYAGISLPNPASTAFHESMGFEPVGTYHDVGHKDGEWHDVRWYERALAERPTDPDPPTPYPALDAATVERAVGTGASLLEG is encoded by the coding sequence ATGACGCCGACGCTTCGGCCTGCGACCGCGGACGATGCGCCCGCGATCCGCCGGATCTACGCCCCGTTCGTCGAGGAGTCTGCCGTTTCCTTCGAGACCCGCCCGCCGACCGCCACCGAGGTCGGCACCCGCATCGCCACGACGACCGAGCGCCACCCGTGGCTCGTCTGTACCGACGGGGACGTCATCGGCTACGCTTACGCCACGTCCCACCGCGAGCGCGAGGCCTACCGCTGGTCGATCGACGTCTCGGTCTACGTCGATCCCGCCTACCACCGCCGCGGGATCGCCCGCGCACTCTACGGCGCGCTGTTCGCGCTGGCGGGCGAACAGGGCTTTCTCAACGCCTACGCGGGAATCTCCCTGCCGAACCCCGCGAGCACCGCCTTCCACGAGTCGATGGGGTTCGAACCGGTCGGCACGTATCACGACGTCGGCCACAAGGACGGGGAGTGGCACGACGTCCGGTGGTACGAACGTGCGCTCGCCGAGCGACCGACGGACCCGGACCCGCCGACCCCGTATCCGGCACTCGACGCCGCGACCGTCGAGCGCGCCGTCGGGACCGGCGCGTCACTCCTCGAGGGCTGA
- a CDS encoding DUF5807 family protein, producing MSRLAEFLAGERPEDVAIYLDERVVDDLGKLADYGEETEDGIVLVVPGESGRNAFSTVAGTDAMAFAKEAMDEEGDIDADLAGGICPACDAEDVRYVFAFAEERNEEVGGIYAEGDVIHAYARCGCSSAFSDRWVAGER from the coding sequence ATGAGCCGTCTCGCCGAGTTCCTCGCGGGCGAGCGCCCCGAGGACGTGGCCATCTACCTCGACGAACGCGTCGTCGACGACTTGGGCAAACTCGCCGACTACGGTGAGGAGACAGAGGACGGGATCGTGCTGGTCGTCCCCGGCGAGAGCGGGCGCAACGCCTTCTCGACGGTCGCGGGCACGGACGCGATGGCCTTCGCGAAGGAGGCGATGGACGAGGAGGGCGATATCGACGCCGACCTTGCCGGAGGGATCTGTCCGGCCTGTGACGCCGAGGACGTACGATACGTCTTCGCGTTCGCCGAGGAGCGAAACGAGGAGGTCGGGGGCATCTACGCCGAGGGCGACGTGATCCACGCCTACGCCCGGTGTGGCTGTTCGAGTGCCTTCTCGGATCGCTGGGTCGCCGGCGAACGCTGA
- a CDS encoding DUF7112 family protein, translating to MDRISSENPAVETLRATVARHGARRKRVDLREDSLPEGEVVRLVIDGTTYHARVEGGFADGPHLSGAYDTPDMAREGSGTNRLDEWLDAAERPVGSSVLVDVIEPEFAYGLREPGTEVVYEAVEKPKASLANIARELEER from the coding sequence ATGGATCGAATCTCGAGCGAGAACCCGGCAGTCGAGACGCTGCGGGCGACGGTCGCGCGCCACGGCGCGCGCCGGAAACGGGTCGACCTCCGCGAGGACTCGCTGCCCGAGGGCGAGGTCGTCCGGCTGGTGATCGATGGGACGACCTACCACGCGCGCGTCGAGGGCGGGTTCGCCGACGGCCCGCACCTCAGCGGGGCCTACGACACCCCCGATATGGCCCGCGAGGGGTCGGGGACGAACCGTCTCGACGAGTGGCTCGACGCGGCGGAACGCCCGGTCGGAAGCTCGGTGTTGGTGGACGTGATCGAACCCGAGTTCGCCTACGGGCTTCGCGAGCCCGGTACGGAGGTCGTCTACGAGGCCGTCGAGAAACCCAAAGCGAGCCTCGCGAACATCGCCCGGGAGCTGGAGGAGCGATGA
- a CDS encoding 30S ribosomal protein S6e translates to MADFKVVVSDPEAGTTYQRDVDGQDANRFLGRDLGEEVDGTAVGLSGYSLELTGGSDTAGRPLRDDVAGPNLKQVLLTGGTGYRPQRDGERKRVTVRGREISEEVVQINAKIAAYGDESVEELLGEGGEDGEDEDADDE, encoded by the coding sequence ATGGCAGACTTCAAGGTCGTCGTCTCGGATCCCGAGGCGGGGACGACCTACCAGCGCGACGTGGACGGACAGGACGCGAACCGGTTCCTCGGTCGGGACCTCGGCGAGGAGGTCGACGGGACCGCCGTTGGACTCTCGGGGTACTCGCTCGAACTCACCGGCGGCTCCGATACGGCGGGTCGTCCGCTCCGGGACGATGTCGCGGGACCGAACCTGAAGCAGGTGCTTTTGACCGGCGGGACGGGCTATCGCCCCCAGCGCGACGGCGAGCGAAAGCGCGTGACCGTTCGGGGTCGCGAGATCAGCGAGGAGGTCGTCCAGATCAACGCCAAGATCGCAGCCTACGGCGACGAGAGCGTCGAGGAGCTACTGGGAGAGGGCGGTGAGGACGGCGAGGACGAAGACGCCGACGACGAGTAA
- a CDS encoding MBL fold metallo-hydrolase, protein MDIEFLGGAGEIGRSAILLGGDDGTLLLDFGMSTDNPPRLPLDCDPDAVVVSHGHLDHAGALPALLSGDARPSVHWTAPTRELATTLARDTLKLHGGSYRCPFTRTDLARLTQVSETHEYGEPFSAAGFEVTLLAAGHIPGSAHVLIEDGDTRLLYSGDFHTDSQRLVSKTTARPDADLVICESTYSDVTHEPRDEVERRFAESVRTTLWEGGTVVVPAFAIGRTQEMLLICAEYDIPCYVDGMGKEVTRMLRRHPEFVRDPEAFDRAVSHARFVTGQDGQRKRIARQNAAIVTTSGMLSGGPAMTYIPEIRGNPTNKVAMTGYQVEGTPGRELLETGSAEIDGRVMPVAARIESYDFSAHADREGVLEFLAAYENTPILVNHGDRCGAFAAELREKGYEASAPERGETITVPSSTRARR, encoded by the coding sequence ATGGACATCGAGTTCCTCGGCGGTGCCGGGGAGATCGGCCGCAGTGCGATCCTCCTCGGTGGCGACGACGGAACGCTGTTGCTCGATTTCGGGATGAGCACCGACAACCCCCCGCGCCTGCCGCTTGATTGTGACCCCGACGCGGTCGTCGTCTCCCACGGTCACCTCGACCACGCCGGGGCGCTGCCCGCGTTACTCTCGGGCGATGCGCGCCCGTCGGTCCACTGGACGGCCCCCACCCGGGAGCTCGCGACGACGCTCGCGCGCGATACGCTGAAACTCCACGGAGGGTCCTACCGGTGTCCGTTCACCCGGACGGACCTCGCGCGGCTCACACAGGTTTCGGAGACCCACGAGTACGGCGAGCCATTCTCGGCCGCCGGTTTCGAGGTCACGCTGTTGGCTGCGGGCCACATCCCAGGGAGCGCACACGTCCTGATCGAAGACGGCGACACCCGTCTGCTCTACAGTGGCGACTTCCATACGGACTCACAGCGGCTAGTGTCGAAAACCACCGCACGCCCCGACGCGGACCTCGTGATCTGTGAGAGTACCTACTCGGACGTGACCCACGAGCCCCGCGACGAGGTCGAGCGGCGGTTCGCCGAAAGCGTGCGAACGACCCTCTGGGAGGGCGGGACGGTCGTCGTTCCGGCGTTCGCGATCGGACGCACCCAGGAGATGCTGCTGATCTGTGCGGAGTACGACATCCCCTGTTACGTCGACGGAATGGGCAAGGAGGTGACGCGGATGCTGCGGCGCCACCCGGAGTTCGTCCGCGATCCCGAGGCCTTCGATCGAGCAGTCTCACACGCGCGGTTCGTCACGGGCCAGGACGGGCAGCGAAAACGGATCGCGAGACAGAACGCGGCGATCGTCACCACCAGCGGGATGCTCTCCGGTGGCCCTGCTATGACGTACATTCCCGAGATCCGGGGAAACCCCACCAACAAGGTCGCGATGACGGGCTATCAGGTCGAGGGCACGCCCGGACGCGAGCTACTGGAGACCGGAAGCGCGGAGATAGATGGGAGAGTAATGCCGGTCGCCGCGCGAATCGAGTCGTATGACTTTTCGGCCCACGCCGACCGCGAGGGGGTACTGGAGTTCCTCGCGGCCTACGAGAACACCCCGATACTGGTGAACCACGGCGACAGATGTGGGGCGTTCGCGGCCGAACTCCGCGAGAAGGGCTACGAGGCCAGCGCACCGGAGCGCGGCGAGACGATCACAGTACCGTCGTCCACGCGAGCACGGCGATGA
- a CDS encoding DUF4112 domain-containing protein translates to MENDPGDGDDRIDGEDDWSEDGVDGADDFEWTLEDLPLSGDLEATLERIEFVGDLLDEAITIPGTDYRIGLDPLLGIIPVGGDAVATVISLYIIGEAARIGVSKSTLALMIGLVLTDAVIGSIPVLGTLFDAVWKANKWNVSLLKREIDV, encoded by the coding sequence ATGGAAAACGACCCTGGCGACGGAGACGACCGAATCGATGGGGAGGACGACTGGAGCGAGGATGGAGTCGACGGGGCCGACGACTTCGAGTGGACGCTCGAGGACCTCCCGCTGTCGGGGGATCTCGAGGCGACGCTCGAACGCATCGAGTTCGTCGGCGACCTGCTCGACGAGGCGATCACGATCCCGGGGACGGACTACCGCATCGGGCTCGATCCCCTGCTGGGGATCATCCCCGTGGGCGGTGACGCCGTCGCGACGGTGATCTCGCTGTACATTATCGGGGAGGCCGCCCGCATCGGCGTCTCGAAATCGACGCTCGCGCTCATGATCGGGCTGGTCCTTACGGACGCCGTCATCGGCTCGATCCCGGTGCTCGGAACGCTGTTCGACGCGGTCTGGAAGGCGAACAAGTGGAACGTCTCGCTGCTCAAACGCGAAATCGACGTGTAG
- a CDS encoding cytochrome b/b6 domain-containing protein yields MTNLDHGKFSRVTTVFHSLLALTVFLLFFTGYAVAFNAELWWLVELMGGNTGVLAVHRIAGFALIFLTAFWVFYMVLRAGGSVSLTEVLPTPGDIAAFVQDLKFAAGLAEERHPNARQFAGYSADEIPLLSYVGKGVIAIFTVELLLLMISGLLIWQKTMLIDFYNTQSVVIAFVAFHGSLGVIMVMGIMFHTFEHGFHPAFYPVEMKAFLPKSDTPEYHGEAEAGSATGIERLRLKPSWGWVTNVMGVLTIIGVVSILITSMDYGGYPISETLVFGEGSLLRTVGVNIGVLVLFIGLFLSMYGNVLRARYMRQRRQEDRSTTTATDGGTDD; encoded by the coding sequence GTGACCAACCTCGACCACGGGAAGTTCTCCCGCGTGACGACGGTGTTTCACTCGCTGCTCGCGTTGACGGTGTTCCTGTTGTTCTTTACGGGGTATGCCGTCGCGTTCAACGCCGAACTCTGGTGGCTCGTCGAGCTCATGGGCGGGAACACCGGCGTGCTTGCGGTCCACCGCATCGCCGGGTTCGCGCTGATCTTCCTGACGGCCTTCTGGGTGTTCTACATGGTCCTTCGGGCCGGGGGCTCGGTCAGCCTCACCGAGGTGTTGCCAACCCCCGGCGACATCGCCGCGTTCGTTCAGGACCTGAAGTTCGCCGCCGGACTGGCCGAGGAACGCCATCCCAACGCCCGGCAGTTCGCTGGCTACTCGGCCGACGAGATCCCGCTGCTCTCTTACGTCGGCAAGGGTGTCATCGCCATCTTCACCGTCGAGTTGCTGTTGTTGATGATCTCCGGACTCCTCATCTGGCAGAAGACGATGCTGATCGACTTCTACAACACCCAGTCGGTCGTCATCGCCTTCGTCGCGTTCCACGGGTCGTTGGGCGTGATCATGGTGATGGGGATCATGTTTCACACCTTCGAACACGGCTTTCATCCCGCCTTTTACCCGGTCGAGATGAAGGCGTTCCTCCCCAAATCGGACACCCCCGAGTACCACGGTGAGGCCGAAGCCGGCTCGGCGACGGGTATCGAACGCCTCCGACTGAAGCCCAGTTGGGGCTGGGTGACCAACGTGATGGGCGTGCTGACGATCATCGGGGTCGTCAGCATCCTGATCACGAGCATGGACTACGGGGGCTATCCCATCAGCGAGACGCTGGTGTTCGGCGAGGGCAGTCTGCTCCGGACCGTCGGCGTCAACATCGGCGTCCTCGTCCTCTTTATCGGGCTGTTCCTCTCGATGTACGGTAACGTGCTTCGGGCACGCTACATGCGCCAGCGCCGCCAGGAGGACCGAAGCACCACGACCGCGACGGACGGCGGCACCGACGACTAG
- a CDS encoding 4Fe-4S dicluster domain-containing protein — MSANESAQERLGQGVMSTGEGMRIFPDVEACIDCGGCVVACKRTWDVPVDDQRIDITTMLEGVEGESGFNSQQVSAIEEGMSPGETSLPMQCYHCENAPCVSVCPTNALQKKDNGFVEVVDDLCIGCQYCLSACPFGAPQFPESNEGLTAVVGSGGTMDKCTGCEERQDVGKGPACAEECATDAILVGSSGEIADELEKRDSGAFFNDTAMEIIFGDDAEMFDR; from the coding sequence ATGTCAGCGAACGAATCGGCCCAAGAGCGACTCGGACAGGGCGTCATGAGCACCGGCGAGGGGATGCGGATCTTCCCCGACGTCGAGGCGTGTATCGACTGTGGCGGCTGCGTGGTCGCCTGCAAGCGTACCTGGGACGTCCCGGTCGACGACCAGCGCATCGACATCACGACGATGCTCGAGGGCGTCGAGGGCGAGAGCGGGTTCAACAGCCAGCAGGTCAGCGCCATCGAGGAGGGGATGAGCCCCGGCGAGACGAGCCTCCCGATGCAGTGTTATCACTGCGAGAACGCCCCCTGCGTGTCGGTCTGTCCGACCAACGCCCTTCAAAAGAAGGACAACGGCTTCGTCGAGGTCGTCGACGACCTCTGTATCGGCTGTCAGTACTGCCTCTCGGCGTGTCCGTTCGGAGCCCCCCAGTTCCCCGAATCGAACGAGGGGCTGACCGCGGTCGTCGGCTCGGGCGGTACCATGGACAAGTGTACGGGCTGTGAGGAGCGCCAGGACGTCGGAAAGGGCCCCGCCTGCGCCGAGGAGTGTGCGACCGACGCCATCCTCGTGGGCTCGTCGGGCGAGATCGCCGACGAACTCGAGAAACGCGACAGCGGAGCGTTCTTCAACGACACCGCCATGGAGATCATCTTCGGCGACGACGCGGAGATGTTCGACCGATGA